Sequence from the Gallaecimonas xiamenensis 3-C-1 genome:
AAGGTCGTCCTCAATCTGGTTGTACTCCAGCTTGAAGGCGGCGCTGGGGTGAAAGTCCCAACGCAGGCCCAGGGTGTGGGTGGTGCTCTCGGAGCGGCCCAGGTCGTAGACGGCGTTGACGGCCCCGGCCAGCAGCGCCGGCAGGTTGGCGGTGGACTTGCGGTCGGCCTTGGCGTCGAACTTCTCGTAGCTGTAGTAGGGGGTGACGCTGTCAAAGCGATAGCCGATGGAGGCGTACCAGCCGTCGGTTTCAGGGATCAGGGCGTCATCCACCTGGTAGTGGGTGAACTCGGCGTTAAACAGCAGGTTCTGGTAGTCGATACCCAGGCCCAGGCCCCAGAAGGTGCCACGGTCTTCTTCGGTGACCATGCCGTCGGCCAGGTCGGTCAGACCCAGGCCTTGCAGCTGGGCTACCAGGGCACCCAGTTGCTGCTGGGATTCGGCGTCGTTGGGGGCGAAGGTCACCTTGGCGGTGGCGTAGGTGCCGCGCAGGCTCAGCCAGTCACGGGTCATTTCCCAGCTGGCGCCCAGGGCGTTCTTCAGCTCACCAGAGCCTTCCACGCCGTTGGGGGAGATGTCGCCGTCGTAGGAGCCGCCGTAGAGCTTGAGGTTGGACTCCCAGTCACCGAAGAAGGTGGTGTTGTCCAGGCGGATCCCTTCGATGGTGTTAAAGGGCACGCCGTAGACGCTTTGGGGCGGGCGCAGCCAAGTGTAGGCGTAGCCTACGTCCAGGAAGGCGGAGTAACGAAACAGGGGGGCGCGCAGCTTACCGGCGTGCAGTTTCCAGTCGTCGTTGAGGGCGTAGGAAATGTAGGCCCACTCCAGGTCGGCGTCGTAGTCGTCGGCGCCTTTGGCCATGATCTGGGCGGTGGCGGTCAGGCCTTCACCCAGGTCGGCCATGGCCTGCAGGGCAAACAGGGAATCGGGCTTGAAGGACAGGTCGTCGTCATAACCCAGGGCAGTCTCGTCGCTGCTCAGGGTCTGGCCTGCCACTATGGAGGCAAAACCGTTGAAACGGATGTCGGCGGCAGCCTGACCACAGAGGGTCGCCAGAGCCAGGGCAAGTGCAGTCTTTTTCATGTCGTCCTACCTTAGAGGGTCTTGATCACTTTGACGCTGGCGTCCACGGCGTCGGCAGGGATATAGCCGATGGCGTTGACGTCGGCAGCGACCTTGGCCTTCATGGCCGCAGCATCCGCCATATCGGCGGGGGGAGTGCCGCCCCCGGTGAAGATCAACTTGGACCAATAGGCTTTGAGCTGGCTGCTGTTTTTACCCAGGACCTTGCTGTTGAACTCATCGCGGGCCGGCTGGCTTTCCGCCAGGTTGAAGGGGGTCAGGCCCTTTTGTTTGCCCAGGAACAGGCGTTCAATCTGGTCGTCGGCGGGTACCTGGCTTTGACCGGGATTGATGATGACGGCGATGTCCGCCATGGCAGAAACGCTGACGCCCATCAGGGCGGCGGCGCACAACAATCTACGCATGCTAATCCTCTTCTTATCAGCTGCTTAAACGCCGCTTTTCGCGGCGGGCGCAGTATAGAAGAGAGCGACAGGTGTAACAGAAAATTGAGTAAAAACTTGGCAAGGTTGTGATCGGGGCTACAAAACCTTTGCCAAGGTAAGGTTATTGCTGTCGGGGTTACGGCATATGGGGGAAATCCGGCCTCTGGGTAAGCAGTTTGTTGTCGTCGGCGAAGAGCGGCTCCGACAGGGCGTAGTGCCACAGCAATTGGGTTAAACAGCACAGGGCGTCCAGGTGGATGCGTTCATAATAATGGGAGGCATCGATACCGAAGCAGACCAGGGCCGTGCGCAGGTCATTGCCCGCTTCGATGGCCGAGGCCGAGTCGGAGCGGTAGAAGCGGAAGATGTCCCGCTGGTGGGCAATGCCGTGGGCCTGGCACAGCTGGAGCAGATGATGGGTAAGGTGGTAGTCGAAGGGCCCGGTCTGATCGGCCATGGCCACGGTAACCCCGTATTCGCTGGAGTTTTGCCCCGGCGCCGTGGTGCCGTTGTCGATGCTGACCATCTCTGCCACGTCCTGGTGCAGTACCGAAGAGGCCCCAGAGCCCACTTCCTCGGTGATCGTGAAAAGCAGGTGCAGATCCACAGGCAAGGCCACCTGGTCTTCCACCAGGGCCTTGGCCACCGTCAGCAACACCGCCACCCCGGCCTTGTCGTCCAGGTGGCGCGAATTGATAAAACCCGACTCTCGGTCCACCTCGGTTTGGGGATCGATGGCGATAAAGTCGCCGATGTGGATGCCGGCATTGACCAGGGCCTGGCGGTCACCCCCCGGCACGTCCACCCGCAGCTCCAGGTTCTGCCAACTGGCTTCCTGGCTGTCGTTGGCGTTGCCAAAGGTATGGCCGGAGGCCTTAAGGGGCAGCAAGGATCCCCGGTAGCGACGCTTGCCGGCAAAGAGGCTGGCCCTGCAGCCCTCGGCAAAGCGGGCGTTCCAATGGCCCACCGGCACCACTTCCAGGCGGCCGTTGTCCTTGAGCCTTTTGACCTGGGCCCCCAGGGTGTCCAGGTGGGCCACCAAGGCCCGGTCAGGGGAGCGCTGGCGCCCGGCGACGGTGGCGCGGATGGCGCCTCTGCGGGTCAGCTCGAAGGGGATATTCAGGCGGGCCAGCTCCTCGCCGACAAAATGCACCACCTGGTCGGTAAAGCCCGAGGGGCTGGGAATGGCCAGCAGCCTTTCCAGGCAGCTGAGCAGATAATCGGTGTTTGGGGACACGGGACCTCCTTGGCCTTTTATCTTGGCCCCAGTATAGAAAGCCCCCGTGATGGTGCCAGGACAGCTCCTGGTCGTGTCAGCCTTGCGTCAGGGCCAGCCCCTTGGAAAGATGGCCGCAAAACCAGAAGGAGAACACCATGAACACCTTGCTGCGCTGCCTGTTGCTGGCCGGGGTCGCCTTTGGCGCCCAGGCAAATTCCAAAGCCCCTATTACCATCGCCATCCATGGCGGTGCCGGCACCATTACCCGCGCCAACCTGGGGCCCGAGCAGGAAAAGGCCTACCACGCCAAGCTGCAGCAGGCCCTGGACGCCGGCTACGCCGTGCTGGACAAGGGCGGCCCGGCCCTGGAGGCGGTGCAGGCGGCCATCAAGGTGATGGAAGACTCCCCCCTGTTTAACGCCGGCCTTGGCGCCGTCTACACCTGGGATGGCGAACATGAACTGGACGCCTCCATCATGGACGGCAAAACCCTCAACGCCGGCGCCGTGGCCGGGGTCAAAACCGTCAAACACCCCATAGAGGCGGCCTACCGGGTAATGACCCAAAGCCCCCATGTGATGCTGTCGGGCCAAGGCGCCGACGACTTCGCCAAGGAACAGGGCCTGGCGCTGGTGGACAACCACTATTTCGACACCGAGTTTCGCAAAAAGGCCCTGGACAAGGCCAAAGAGCAGATCAAGTTGAGCGGCTACCAGGCCCGTAACTACCTGGCCGGTGACTACAAGTACGGCACCGTCGGCGCCGTGGCCCTGGACGCCGACGGTAACCTGGCGGCGGCCACCAGCACCGGCGGCATGACCGCCAAGCGCTACGGCCGTATCGGCGACTCGCCGGTGATCGGCGCCGGCACCTATGCCGAAAACGGCGTGTGCGCCGTGTCCGCCACCGGCCATGGGGAATACTTTATCCGCCTCAACATCGCCGCCGATATCTGCGCCCGGGTCCGTTACCAGGGTAAGGACGTGAAAACCGCCGCCGACGAGGTGATCCATGGTCGCTTGCAACAGTTGGGTGGCACCGGCGGGGTGATAGTGCTGGGCGCCGATGGTAGCATCACCCAGCCGTTCAACACCGAGGGCATGTACCGGGGCTATCGCAACAGCGCCGGCAGCAAGACCCTCATCTACGGGAACCCCTGACTTGTTACTGGTGCTGCCCCTGTTTCAGCAGATGAGCGTGTATCTGCTGATCGCCTACGTGTTTTCAAAAACGCCCCTGTTCCGGCCCCTGGCCAGCCTGTCGAGCTGGCCTATCCACAAGCTGATGGTGTACACCATCTTCTCGGGCTTTTGCATCATGGGTACCTACTTTGGCCAACAGACCATGGACGCCATCGCCAATACCCGCGCCATCGGCGCTATCTTGGGTGGCTTGTTGGGGGGGCCGGTGGTGGGCACGGCGGTGGGCTTTACCGGCGGCATGCACCGCTATTCCATGGGCGGCTTTACCGATGTGGCCTGTGCCATTTCCACCACCTGGGAAGGTTTTTTGGGGGGGCTGCTGCACGCCTTCTGGCAGCGCTGCGGCCAGACCGAGCGCATCTTCAACCCTTGGCAGGCCTTTATTCTGGGGCTTTTTGCCGAAGCCTGCCAAATGGCCATCATCCTTATCGTCGCCCAGCCCTTCGAACAGGCCAAAGAGTTGGTGCTGGCCATCGCCTTGCCGATGATGCTGGCCAATGCCACAGGGGCGGCGCTGTTTCTCAGTTTTATCCGTGACGCCAAGTTTCGGGCCGAGGAGGTGGCCACCAAGGTGTCGGACCGGGCCCTGCGTATCGCCCGGCGCTGCGTTGGGGTGTTGGAGCAGGGCTTTAACGCCCAGTCGGCCCAGCTGATTGCCGAAATCGTCAAGGACGAGACCGGGGTGGCGGCGGTGGCCATCACCGACCGGGACCGCATCCTGGCCTTTACCGGCACCGGCGCCGACCACCACCAGGTGGGCCGGCCCATCTCCTCGGCCATTACCCTCGATGCCATCCGCTATAACAGGGTGGTGTTTGCCGACGGCCTCACCACCCCTTACCAGTGCTCCATCAGCAGCGACTGCGAATTGGGCTCGTCCCTGGTGGTGCCGTTGAAAGGGGAAAAGGAGGTGGTGGGCACCATCAAGCTCTACGAACCCAAGCGCAAGCTGTTTCGCAACCTCAACCGCAGCCTGGGGGTAGGCATTGCCGGGGTGCTGTCCAACCAGTTGCTGCACGACCAGCTCCAGGCCAACCGGGCGCTGCTGGCCGAAGCCGAACTGCGGGCCCTGGAAGCCAAGGTCAACCCCCACTTTTTGTTCAACAGCCTCAATACGGTGGCGGCGGTGCTGCGCCGGGACGCCAAGAAGGCCAGGGAGCTGATTGTCCATCTGGCCGGCTTTTTGCGGGGCAA
This genomic interval carries:
- a CDS encoding osmoprotectant NAGGN system M42 family peptidase translates to MSPNTDYLLSCLERLLAIPSPSGFTDQVVHFVGEELARLNIPFELTRRGAIRATVAGRQRSPDRALVAHLDTLGAQVKRLKDNGRLEVVPVGHWNARFAEGCRASLFAGKRRYRGSLLPLKASGHTFGNANDSQEASWQNLELRVDVPGGDRQALVNAGIHIGDFIAIDPQTEVDRESGFINSRHLDDKAGVAVLLTVAKALVEDQVALPVDLHLLFTITEEVGSGASSVLHQDVAEMVSIDNGTTAPGQNSSEYGVTVAMADQTGPFDYHLTHHLLQLCQAHGIAHQRDIFRFYRSDSASAIEAGNDLRTALVCFGIDASHYYERIHLDALCCLTQLLWHYALSEPLFADDNKLLTQRPDFPHMP
- a CDS encoding sensor histidine kinase; this encodes MLPLFQQMSVYLLIAYVFSKTPLFRPLASLSSWPIHKLMVYTIFSGFCIMGTYFGQQTMDAIANTRAIGAILGGLLGGPVVGTAVGFTGGMHRYSMGGFTDVACAISTTWEGFLGGLLHAFWQRCGQTERIFNPWQAFILGLFAEACQMAIILIVAQPFEQAKELVLAIALPMMLANATGAALFLSFIRDAKFRAEEVATKVSDRALRIARRCVGVLEQGFNAQSAQLIAEIVKDETGVAAVAITDRDRILAFTGTGADHHQVGRPISSAITLDAIRYNRVVFADGLTTPYQCSISSDCELGSSLVVPLKGEKEVVGTIKLYEPKRKLFRNLNRSLGVGIAGVLSNQLLHDQLQANRALLAEAELRALEAKVNPHFLFNSLNTVAAVLRRDAKKARELIVHLAGFLRGNLGRHSVTVSLAEEFAHIDHYLAIEKVRFGERLAYSESLDKALESERVPALAIQTLVENAIKHGISRAEAGGKVRLSAELDGELVRIVVEDSAARLPVKTDGLGLKLVRERFAALGVSCTLRLHHEPGHCTRAELTWPRGTLS
- a CDS encoding isoaspartyl peptidase/L-asparaginase family protein — translated: MNTLLRCLLLAGVAFGAQANSKAPITIAIHGGAGTITRANLGPEQEKAYHAKLQQALDAGYAVLDKGGPALEAVQAAIKVMEDSPLFNAGLGAVYTWDGEHELDASIMDGKTLNAGAVAGVKTVKHPIEAAYRVMTQSPHVMLSGQGADDFAKEQGLALVDNHYFDTEFRKKALDKAKEQIKLSGYQARNYLAGDYKYGTVGAVALDADGNLAAATSTGGMTAKRYGRIGDSPVIGAGTYAENGVCAVSATGHGEYFIRLNIAADICARVRYQGKDVKTAADEVIHGRLQQLGGTGGVIVLGADGSITQPFNTEGMYRGYRNSAGSKTLIYGNP
- a CDS encoding porin, whose translation is MKKTALALALATLCGQAAADIRFNGFASIVAGQTLSSDETALGYDDDLSFKPDSLFALQAMADLGEGLTATAQIMAKGADDYDADLEWAYISYALNDDWKLHAGKLRAPLFRYSAFLDVGYAYTWLRPPQSVYGVPFNTIEGIRLDNTTFFGDWESNLKLYGGSYDGDISPNGVEGSGELKNALGASWEMTRDWLSLRGTYATAKVTFAPNDAESQQQLGALVAQLQGLGLTDLADGMVTEEDRGTFWGLGLGIDYQNLLFNAEFTHYQVDDALIPETDGWYASIGYRFDSVTPYYSYEKFDAKADRKSTANLPALLAGAVNAVYDLGRSESTTHTLGLRWDFHPSAAFKLEYNQIEDDLGSTEDAKLISAGIDLVF